The Deinococcus betulae genome segment TCCCCACAGCGCCAGCAGGGCAAGGAGCCCCAGCCCGGTCAGCACCAGGAGACCCCAGCGCGGTCCCAGGAGGCCTTCCCGGCTAATCAGGGTGCTGGCGATCAGGGCGCCGGGCGGGCCCATGCCCACCAGCACAAAGGAATACAGGCTCATGACGCGCCCGCGCAGGGCGTCGGGGATGGTCAGCTGCACAGTGCTATTGGCGCTGACCAGCAGGCTCAGCATGCCAAAGCCGCAGGCGGCCAGCACTGGAAAGGCCAGCACCGGCCCCGGTGTCAGGGCCAGAAGTGCGGCGCTGACCAGCAAGATGGCGGCCCCCACCCGCAGGTTGCGCAGGGGATTGGGCCGGCTGGCCTGCCACAGTGCCCCGGCCATCGCGCCGATCCCAAAGGCGGCGGACAGCGCCCCGAAGGTGGCTTCCCGCGCGTTAAACACCACACGGGCGTAATAGGGAATGATGACATTAAAGTTGATGATGGTCAGGCTCAGTGCCCCCACCAGCAGCATCACGTCACGCACGGCGGGGGTGCCGCGTACGTAGCGCAGTCCCTCTTTGATGTCGTCGGTCATGCGGCCACGCACGCCCTGTTCGCGCTCGGGAAAGGGCAGGGTGGCAATGACATACAGCACCACGAAAAACGAAGCCACATTCAGGTAAAAGGGCAGCGCCAGCCGGGCCACATTGTCGGTGTTGCCCCCAGCCAGCAGACTGACGCCCAGCGCCGCCACCACCCCAAACAGCGCCTGGCCCAGGGTGCGGCTCACGTTAAACGACAGGCTGTTCAGCGCCACCGCGTTGGGCACGTCGCTGCGCGGCACAAAGTCCACGACCATGCTCTGGCGGGCCGGCATGTCAAAGGCGTTGGCCACGCCGCCCACGAAGGCAATCAGCATGACCAGCGGTAAGGTCACGACGCCCAGGTGCGTGGTGACCGCCAGCGCCGTGGCCGTCAGCAGCAGGGTGATCTGTGTGGCCAGCAGCACCTGCCGCCGGGGCACCCGGTCAATCACGGCTCCGGCGAACAGCGACAGCAGCAGGCTGGGGGTAAACTGCGCCACCGTCACCCAGCCCAGCGCCGCGCTGGACCCGCCCGACAGTTCCAGCACCAGATACTGCTGCGCGGTGGCCTGCATCCACGACCCCACCAGCGACAGCAGCTGCGAAAACCAGTAGCGCCGATAGTTCGGGTGCTGCAGCGCACTGAAGGTCCGGGAGCGCCAGGCCTGAAAGCCAGCCGTCACGCGCCCAGGTCCAGCAGGGGCCAGGCGCGCGCCACCGGGGCCACCTTGATGCCTGGCCCTGCCGCCTGCCCTCTGGGGGTCACACGCGGCCCCTCGGCCGACCTCTGTTTCAGACGTTCACTGCCTGCCCGGCGCCTTTTTCTCACGCGCCCACCATACGCCTGCGGCTGGCGGCAACCGTGTGCGGGGTTCCACCCACTGGCCTAGTGTCCGGGAGGCTTGCACCGGTCAGGGGCGCGTGTTACGGTGCTCTGGTTACGTTCCTGTGATTGTCTTGATGCGCCTCTCATGGGCGCCCTGTGCTTCTGTGCCCTGACCTGATGAGCCTGCCTTCCTGTCCCTTGCCTGCCCTGCGCGCCGCCCTGCTGGCGGGCTTGCTGCTGGGCGCTGGGGCCCAGGCGCAGGGAACTGGCAGCGCCGACCTGCGCGGTCAGGCCAGCGTCACAGTGCAGGCAGGAGACACGGCTTATGGCCTCGCGCGCCGCGCGGGCCTGACCCTGGACGCCCTACTAACCCTGAACAACCTGAGCAGTTCCGCCCTGAAGGTGGGGCAGGTGCTGCGCCTGCGGCCTCCAGAGGC includes the following:
- a CDS encoding MFS transporter, translating into MTAGFQAWRSRTFSALQHPNYRRYWFSQLLSLVGSWMQATAQQYLVLELSGGSSAALGWVTVAQFTPSLLLSLFAGAVIDRVPRRQVLLATQITLLLTATALAVTTHLGVVTLPLVMLIAFVGGVANAFDMPARQSMVVDFVPRSDVPNAVALNSLSFNVSRTLGQALFGVVAALGVSLLAGGNTDNVARLALPFYLNVASFFVVLYVIATLPFPEREQGVRGRMTDDIKEGLRYVRGTPAVRDVMLLVGALSLTIINFNVIIPYYARVVFNAREATFGALSAAFGIGAMAGALWQASRPNPLRNLRVGAAILLVSAALLALTPGPVLAFPVLAACGFGMLSLLVSANSTVQLTIPDALRGRVMSLYSFVLVGMGPPGALIASTLISREGLLGPRWGLLVLTGLGLLALLALWGRLPRRLTGTDAAQGRPAV